TATTCAGCTGTGAAGTCGGAGGAGGCCGCCCCAGCCGGACTGCCCCCAAGAGGTGATTGAAGAGCCTTCACTGGAATATTTCTATGCAACATAAATGTCTTCTGTTGCATGTTTGCAATTTCAAAACAATTTGTGATGAACGTATGATTAGCATCATgcacctttttttaaaaaacgtTGTTAGATAGATATCCGGTAAAGGAAAATAATTATTTgaatgcacatactgtatattgacCAGTATCGGCCTTCATGAGAGACATCAGCTGTTAGTAAATAAGATGACGCCTCACCAGTGGTCAGTGTTCAGTGTTACATTAAAGGCAGTTTCATGAATTTGTTTGATTGAATTGACTTTGCTCACTCAGTGTTGGTGTGATGAAGGCCAGTTGAACATTTATTTCCTTGGTATGTAAGTGAGAATTGATAACATCAAATTAAACAGAGATCAATATCAGTATTTGCATCAATTATCAGAAAAAAGTGTCTTAAACATCAGTAAGGGTTTGTTGCATCCCTAAATGTCTTTATGTATTCATCCCACCGTCTAGTTCATTGTGAAAACTTAcaagaaatattgttgaaatattgTATTTTTCTTGGCCCTGACATCAAGAATTTAATTTCTACTGCAGATGTACTGTACATCAGCTCCAAATATTGATTATTGGCCTCCATGATCAGCTCAGAGTTCCTATGTCTTTGTAAATCCTGCATCGGTCTGACAGACAACAGCCATTCTGTACAGATTAGTAATGCTTTTTCTCTGGATGTTTGTAAGATACGTCCCCTCCAGAGAACCTCCCAGCAGCTGCTGCCCTTCCTACAGGCGTGGCGCTCCCTGCTGGACCCAGAGACCAGGATGAGGTTGCACGAAGAAATGCAGTTGGGAAATCTAAAGGGAAGGGCAAGAAGACTGATAACTGCCCACCCACTGACAGTGACCTGGAGGTATTGGTCTCTTCATTTTCTAATGTGCCATTATGAAAGTGTAAAAGCAAAAAGGTTTTAATATTATTCTTTCCTGTTTTAGCGCATTTTTCTGTGGGATCTGGATGAGACCATTATTATATTCCACTCGCTGCTCACAGGCTCATACGCACAGAAGTTTGGCAAGGTTTGTCTCTGTAAATAGGCTCCTTTTTAAGCGTGCAACATACAACTTTCTTGtgttaacttttttcttttttttttattttcccacCATCCATTGTGGGTGTACTGTTTCAGGACCCAGCGACAGTGTTGAATTTGGGTTTGCAGATGGAGGAGCTGATCTTTGAGCTGGCAGACACTCACCTTTTCTTCAACGACCTGGAGGTATAAACCAGTGTAACTATGGCAGAGCAACATAAACAATGAAAACCACTCCTGTGAAATGTACACACTATTCCTGATCAAAGACTGTTTATGAAGATTTCATCATATTGCATTTAGATGTTCAACTTCTAGAGAAAACGGAAGCTTCTGAGATGTCAGTCAAAACCAGTCACACAACATTACTTAAATATTTGGTCAGCTAAAAACCAACccgctgtgtgtgtatgtgtagtcgCTCAAAGAATCTGCATGGTTACTCCAGGCTCTACTGCTGTGTTTCCCTGAGATTTACTGTACACAAGGCATCTTTACATAAACCCACTTTCATTGATCTTGAACATTATCTTTTCCAAGTTACTGTGAGTGAGTGGCTGAGTTTCTACCAAATCAGCAGACCCTTACGGTTCTCAAACTtaaattttagactttttaagacctttattACCTCTTTGAATAACATTTTCCTCCAACTTCACAGGCGTACTGGCAAAAGTTACTTTTCTATGACCTGACTAGAATAGCTTTACCCACTCATTCAAGATTCAAGGGGTTTTATTGTCACATGCACAGGATGAAGCACAGCAGTTATATCGTACAATGAAATTCCTTTCTGCTATATCTTCTATTCTGCTGCTACttcttgttaaaatgacactcaACAACCACTTTTGTCCTGGAAGTAAAAGGGGCatgacattttcttttctttcctgtcAGTTCACTAATGTGCATCAAATCTCATCCTCTCTTGTCCCATTGTAAATACTTAAGTGGTATAATCAGCACCTATGTTGTATGGCACTGTAATTTATTAAATGCAGAAAGCCATTTTTACATTAACAGTTATTTATTAGGTTACGCTTTTAATACTACTGCAGTACAAGAAAAAAGTAAGATGTCTTGCTGCTTACTTCGgctatattttgagaataataaATTCAGTGCAGGTACCCAGTAAAGCATAGATTATGACCTTTGTACTCTCTGTTTCTTTAAGGAGTGTGACCAGGTCCATGTTGAGGACGTGGCCTCTGATGACAATGGACAGGACCTGAGGTGTGTTgtagaaaaatactgttaaagacATCGACTTCATGTCACACTAAACGACAATAACTATTTATCCGTTTTCACGTAATGCATTCAGTTCAGTCACGAGTGCTTCCTCTGCTTCAGTAACTACAACTTCCTGGCGGATGGCTTCAACGGTCCAAATAGCGGAGGAGCCTCTGGAGCCACCACAGGAGTCCAGGGAGGGGTCGAGTGGATGCGCAAACTGGCCTTTCGCTACCGTCGGCTAAAAGAGATCTACAACGGATACAAAGGAAACGTTGGAGGTGGGTTCGCATCAGTCTGTTTATAAATTTACAGATACTAAAAATAAGGGTCGTTTTCTTCATGAGTACAAAATTCGCCGCCTTTAGGCCTGTATCACATGAAGAACAGGCGATAATATCTTCCATTTGAGCTTTTTTACTACTCTGACCACCTACAAGAGCGAAGGGAAATGGTTTGCCGACTTAATGATCGAAATGAAAGTGTGAACGTTAGTATCAGCTGTGTAAAGGCGTGGATGTGGTGGCGTGTCTGAGGTATTTGGCTCAAAATGAAACAGAAGGGTAACAAACAAAAGTACGACGTGTGGGTGGGGAGAAGCACAGGCGGGCACTGGCCAAGTGTTGTGGACTACAGCCACTCGTACTCACTTCCACCCAGAGGGAAATCCTGAAACACAAACAGCACACAGTATTATCTTTGTAACAGGCCTATTATTTGTTGAACAGTATTTActtgttgttttttcctttttaaatccTTGGGACATGTGAAGCCATGTGAATGCCCACACGTTAAACAACAGTAACATTATTttcacaaaaaggaaaaacacactGTGGTTCAAGCAGAAAAAGCACATATTTATTCATCTATTATGTCCTGTGAGCCGAGTTCACTGAGCATGTTTATTGAATACACGTTTTCTGTTTACCACATATTGAAGACAAAGCATCTTTGTAAAAGCATGTGTTTGTCTTCCAGGCCTGTTGAGTCCGATGAAGAGGGACCTGCTTTTACGGCTTCAGTCTGAGATCGAGAACGTTACCGACGCCTGGCTCAGCACAGCACTCAAGTCTCTGCTGCTGATCCAGTCCAGGTCTGAGTTCCCTCCACATTAGCGTGCACAAAAGGCTCAAAATGTTTCCATCATAACCTCTGCTATGACAGATCTTAACGCGTTCATGAATTTGTACTGTATTTATGTGACATCCCACCAACAGAGGGAAGTGTATGAATGTCCTGGTCACCACGACTCAGCTGGTTCCAGCTCTGGCCAAAGTGCTGCTTTATGGCCTGGGAGATGTTTTCCCCATCGAGAACATCTACAGTGCCACAAAAATAGGTGACTGTTACGATAACATTCTACTTTTACTGTGTTGAAGGTGGAAATAATGTTGAAATGCAAAGTCAGAGTAGTTTTACAGTGTTATGTCTTTAATTTCCcttttggattttgttttttctgtttgtgtaggAAAAGAAAGCTGCTTCGAAAGGATTGTCTCTCGTTTTGGGAAGAAAGTGACGTACGTGGTGATCGGTGACGGTCGAGATGAGGAATTTGCTGCGAAACAAGTAAATCACTCTCACATCCATGTTGTGTAATTATTAAGGAAAACTTTATTGTAATTAGTCGGCCCGTTCTATTGTCAGAAAGGGGAAATAGCAGCGCGATCACTGTCTCAGCTGTTTATTTCCAAAACGATGgagcttccagaataaaagtttaAATCAGGAAAGAgggaaaacataaaattaactgAGGAAACACTTTGCATGTCATGAGGTTCGAGAGGATTTTCGTTAACATACACAGAGTATCGACAGATCCTTAAAAAGTTTCTcacattcagacagcagggcTAACCCTATCCTGACCCATTTAACAGTCCAGCAcatcatctgttcatccatctgtatgtgcaaaaatttTGGCGTGGAGTGAAGGCCCAGGGTTTtcaagcattgttttttttatacacagCTTCATGGTATGTTTATTTTCCTCTAATCTGTCTCGGTgcctgttgatttttttttttttttttttttcactatatttaaccCTAGTGCAGGGCTTCTTTATCTTATTTCAcctgttttgtcagttttctttctCTTCCAGCCTGTTTTCTCATCCACTTTGCTGAGACTGCTCTGCCAGGTGTTtgtttacaccttttttttttttttttttttttttcctctttatcttTACGCAGCACAACATGCCTTTCTGGCGGATCTCCACTCACGGTGACCTCGTGTCCCTGCACCAAGCGCTGGAACTGGACTTCTTGTAAAGGCGACGACGTCGAAAGTCGCACATTAAAGGGAAACGGCAGTAGCTGGCTCACGGAGTGACGTCGCGCGAGAATCCTCCCTCGGCCGCTACACCCTCGCATATTAGAAACCCCTCTCTGCTCCCACTGGCGACTCACTGTGTGACGGTTATGTTCTGAGGCGGACTTTGGGTCGGAGCCGACTGTGAGAATCAGACtggacggacacacacacagtcgGCCGAATTCACGTTCCTCTCGCCCGGCACTCCCTCCTCGACGGCAGCTAAACCTCACTACAGCTGGAACTGGCACTGATCGAACACAGAAGGGAAAACGACATCCATCTATTCCTCctctttggtctttttttttttttttttaatcccattttctttttccatttcatGCGGCAAACAGTGTCCCGGATATAACAAGCAAAACCGCCACCGTTGATCCTTCAGACTCAAAATATCAAACAAAATCCAAGACTATAAATGCATCTTTTTCGCAGCCTTATAAGGAAATTAGACTCATTAAATAATCACAAtcacatttttcctttttcactTGCCTCCTATGTAGCTGGTTTAATATTTTTACATGGCACTAGGTTGTGAGAAAAGGCGTAACATGCATGACCTCCCCCTCCTGACCCGACCAAACCACGGCATCCGTCAGCTGCTCTGACCTCTCCACTGTGTTGCAACGGCTAACTTGTGGACTTTCGTAACGTGTATGTGATCGGTAACCACACACAGAGGGTCAGATGTTTTCATAACACAACCACATGAACGTAAAACGGCGGTAAGCGGCGTAGGAACCATGCACTAAACCAAACACTGATCAGTTTCAGCAGGGGAGTTTTGACACTATAGTTGCACTTCATTTTGACCAGAATCGAAACTTCCCGCCCCAGACGTTTTAGTATTAGTGAAGTAACGCGCCATTTCTTTCAGAGACTTTGTATTTCGCCACAGCCTGTTGTTAGGGTTGGCAGTCCTCAGAGCACAGTCCTAAGTGTCCTTGAAATCCCAGGAGAAGAAGACGCAACTTCAGTCAGGAAAACCTTTCGAAAGGGTTTAGACGAACGTGGCACAACAAACATATTGTATTAAATACAATTGATATGTCGGAGAGCAGTTAGCTTTCGTGTAGTTTAACAATGTAAATAAGGATAATGCGATCCTGGTAACAAATACGCCGATTTATATTTTCTGtatgttcagtgttttcatgtcAAGGCGGGAAAAGTGTGAGCGTCTGCCTCCTCTTAAACCGATTATCTCAAAAAGTTGTGTTGAGTTTGAGAAAACAAAACGGATTTCTTTAGGGAGATTTCATCGAACCTCAAAATAAGACCAGAAATGCTTCGTTAATGTAACCGAATGTCACTGGGTGTTACCAAAAAGAATTTCATTCGTTTCCAAAGAAAGCGCTCAACTCTActcatttatgtgttttttttcagttagtCTATGTAGCAGATATTTTAGTTTTCATATCACCCCATGTCATGACTCGGCCACATGACAAACCCAAACCTGATAATGTCATATTGGGGAGGAAGAAAAGGGATGATGACTGTGCAATACATTTCTAGTCAGTGGTTAGGTCATTAACTGTAtttcaaactttttttctttttgcttttttttttttttttttcttacgttGACGGTGAGAAAAGCAGAAAGGGTCAAATTTCCCTGGTTTGTATGAGATTACGACTGAACAATACTGAGCCTGAAGATTTCTACACATGCAGCTTGACCGTtaagaatgttttgttttgttttttttctgtggattTGTTTGTGTGTCGTGCGTGACTCTGCATATTTATATTGTGCCTTTAACCATCTGTATGCATAATCTCAAAGGGAAATATATAAGATttttgtttaatacatgtatcaTTGCTTTGTTATATTATCCAAAGTgttattttcctgttttgtttttttttttgtatcttgatatgttttgttttttaagtgctGTTGTAAAGCTCCGGTAGATTATGTTACCAGTTTTTCTTTGCCTGCACTGCATTAGTGTTTCCATTTAGAGACTACTTTAGTGAAGGGCTCTAGGTGTCAGTACCCGTTAGTGCAGTTCATACAATATTTTTCATAACTTGATATCCCAATTTGCAGTGATGGGGATTTTTCTTTGTTGCGTTTCCTCTAAATAGTCATTTGCTTTTTGCTGCCTTTCAGAAAGGagagtatttgttgttgtttttttttgttttgtttttttttgttgctgtgaaATGCTCAGCATCACTTAGAGACAATCACAAACTATAATACAAGGTATTGAATGCACATCCCGTCGCTAAGGCGAAAAGCACGCAAACGGTGTGCTTTAAGTTGTACAGTGTTGTACTACCTAAATGAAGAGGAGAGAAACGAAACGGCGTATGTTTGTCCTGACGTGTATTTGAGAAAAATGGGAAGACCTTATGCAATCTTTTCTTCGATACTAGTTTGctgaatgtttttttgtgtttataattttctctttttctgcatGTAATGTTTGAAGTATAGCATACCtgtcaaaaatgtctttttttttttttcaatgccaAATACTTTGTCGTTTTTACAGTgctatgtgttttgtttttttttgtattcttaaTGCGTTTCATCTCATTTCCGAGGACCTGTGAGGCTACATGAGGGTCATGAGCCTGAATGTGATCATGTAAACTGAACACTACCATAGTAATCGATGCTAATTTAATTATTACAATAatcacatacccccccccccatccagtagctgtttgggacCTCAGCACAGTCCTGTAAGGTTTTCCTGTGTATGTAAGACACTCAGTACAATGTAAATAAATTTTAAGTTTCAGAATGACACATTTGCTCATGTTTTAATGTATTCAATGCTCAAAACATGAAAAAGACATGAGAAAATCCATCTTATTTTGCTTACAATAGCACATTCAAGTGTTGGGTAGTGGTTGAACAATGGGAGTATTGTaaaatgaatttcttttttttggtgaTCATTAAATCTGTGTTACAGCTTGTGGAATGAATTTCTACTAGAATGCTGCTTTTCTGGACTTTTTTTAATCTAATGACACTCTTTGCACCCTCTGGGGACCCTCAAGTCAAAAAATATATACGCAACTGCTATAAAGTCATCATACATCAATATTttgttttctgcataaatcttttaaaccacttcagctctggtCAGatctaccaaatattcaataattaatcatttacatgtacatttttggcttaaGGTAAATCCAgcaggtgtgtcctcaggtgaTGCATGTTCTTTTTTCTTCGAGTGTTGTCTTTTGACTAACATACTAAGATTCTGTACTGTTAGGAGTTAGCTGTTTCACACTAATAAACCTCAGTTTTATCACTGTCTCGCTGGAAACGTATATAAAATGTCAGTAAAGTAAGTAATATTCTTGATATCAAAAATCAGACAGACTTTTACTATCCTCTATGgtagggtttttcaaccttgggggtcaggatcccacatggggttgcctgaaatttctaataattgataaaaataaaaaaaaatcaattactaataaaaaatattttttcaatgtttcaatatatttttcattataattaaaacaccacatattTTTCCaactaaaaatcaagttcaaataaaatgcaggataaataacactgggttacaaaaaaatgttttttgcaagttgtctagggtttttcaactgaattaggagcattttgcaccgctaaatccaaaaatgacatctgtttttctcagtcaggtcaggtttttttgctaatttgattttgaaaaatttgatcttctcacaaaattgattacatttttgtgactttatcagttgattttttatatagttctcacccaaaataggttttaagagaaaaaaaatcatttgatcacttgattcctgtttggtacaatagtgtattcagcgcagatgtagcagaatacgtcaggcttatttttgcaagatcttctagtcgaagccatttcattcacctgtaatattaaaaaaaacaatcataaattggcaaaagtaaaatcttcagaactggtttattgcaagaaatatgaaagaattttgtatcatatgatgtgaaaatgcccataaatgtaagcaaaaatattaaaaagccaatatgtagcatagttcagaaagttgacctgattgagcaaaatgaatgtgatttttggattcagcacaccaaaattatcctaaatcagctcaaaaaacttaaacaataaatttgttgttgaccagtgtaatctgagAGGGCGTATCTTgagtgacctgatcatgtgactgcatgcgttactatgcttcaacctgcccggacacagtcgcagtcaaaaaaaaaaccaaaaaaaaacgagCTGAACAGAatagaaagatttcttcacctgcttgaccctgctaagacatctcaaACAGAaagatgtctctgttttgaatatctggggtcgctagaaatttgcgatgttaaaatggggtcatgagccaaaaaaggttgggaaccactgctctatggaTATTTT
This DNA window, taken from Sphaeramia orbicularis chromosome 11, fSphaOr1.1, whole genome shotgun sequence, encodes the following:
- the eya3 gene encoding protein phosphatase EYA3 isoform X1, whose protein sequence is MSGRSAAEMDESQELPELPAKKAKLDLDDGREKEPSNLGGDGSPAAVLGSSEQESSYSALSTAPLDSGGQEQADTEGGAAPQACNDPINSYGHSDTTVTTEYTQQVYQGTNPAVTSYTSQVAFPPLAQTSMYSAFPQTGQTYGLPPFGALWPGIKTETGLPEAPSGGQPGFLSFSAAYTSTQPGQLHYSYPSQGSSFTTSSVYSNIPSATASTTASPTVGHQEFSSYNSLGQSQFSQYYNMPPSYVPAGLPSSEDHGASVGVAGYSAVKSEEAAPAGLPPRDTSPPENLPAAAALPTGVALPAGPRDQDEVARRNAVGKSKGKGKKTDNCPPTDSDLERIFLWDLDETIIIFHSLLTGSYAQKFGKDPATVLNLGLQMEELIFELADTHLFFNDLEECDQVHVEDVASDDNGQDLSNYNFLADGFNGPNSGGASGATTGVQGGVEWMRKLAFRYRRLKEIYNGYKGNVGGLLSPMKRDLLLRLQSEIENVTDAWLSTALKSLLLIQSRGKCMNVLVTTTQLVPALAKVLLYGLGDVFPIENIYSATKIGKESCFERIVSRFGKKVTYVVIGDGRDEEFAAKQHNMPFWRISTHGDLVSLHQALELDFL
- the eya3 gene encoding protein phosphatase EYA3 isoform X2, coding for MSGRSAAEMDESQELPELPAKKAKLDLDDGREKEPSNLGGDGSPAAVLGSSEQESSYSALSTAPLDSGGQEQADTEGGAAPQACNDPINSYGHSDTTVTTEYTQQVYQGTNPAVTSYTSQVAFPPLAQTSMYSAFPQTGQTYGLPPFGSSFTTSSVYSNIPSATASTTASPTVGHQEFSSYNSLGQSQFSQYYNMPPSYVPAGLPSSEDHGASVGVAGYSAVKSEEAAPAGLPPRDTSPPENLPAAAALPTGVALPAGPRDQDEVARRNAVGKSKGKGKKTDNCPPTDSDLERIFLWDLDETIIIFHSLLTGSYAQKFGKDPATVLNLGLQMEELIFELADTHLFFNDLEECDQVHVEDVASDDNGQDLSNYNFLADGFNGPNSGGASGATTGVQGGVEWMRKLAFRYRRLKEIYNGYKGNVGGLLSPMKRDLLLRLQSEIENVTDAWLSTALKSLLLIQSRGKCMNVLVTTTQLVPALAKVLLYGLGDVFPIENIYSATKIGKESCFERIVSRFGKKVTYVVIGDGRDEEFAAKQHNMPFWRISTHGDLVSLHQALELDFL